From a single Paraburkholderia edwinii genomic region:
- a CDS encoding putative porin: protein MIQKMVLRGGGQHGGGKALHRTRISFAVLAALGMSVSALAHAQSLETQAANQAANRSAGGAAAPTESTVINLINLLVKRGVLTQQNANDLISQAQAETAQAKAAAARPPVAAPLVANAPTQPGDVAVPYVPQVVRDQIRDQVKQEVVAQAKAENWAQPNTFPDWVSRIKIDGDLRLRDQFDFYSPRNVTGVTNFAAINQMGGFDFTGNTPGEGAPPSINTTTNRANLFSVRARLGVTAQIADGLSAGIQLASGNDNDPVSTTQLLGGGFDKKNIWLNKAYVSYAPTPWLNLVGGRFDNPFFSSDLLFDPDLEFDGFAANFRHALPTTADITLFGTLGAFPVQYSDDNFISNAPVKEGSDTKWLFAGQVGAEWKINETNRLKGAIAYYDFQNSRGQLSSPCALFLGATSCSTDNDAPDFLQKGNTLIALRNIVQNPNLAPGTTPEPQLFGLAYNYRLFDVKLEWDTKLMDRYKVRLDGEFVRNLSFDASKALAAASPPVNNFNTASSNVTAADYRSGGNGFMFKFTLGEPETVEKGQWNFSVAYKYLQPDAVLDAFTDSDFHLGGTNAKGYVIGAQYAVARDAWLSARYLSAREVYGPPLLIDVLQLELNARF from the coding sequence ATGATTCAAAAGATGGTGTTACGGGGTGGCGGGCAGCACGGCGGGGGGAAAGCGCTCCACCGCACGCGAATCAGTTTCGCGGTGCTGGCGGCGCTGGGGATGTCGGTGAGCGCGCTCGCGCATGCGCAATCGCTCGAGACGCAAGCGGCGAATCAGGCAGCGAACCGGTCAGCAGGCGGCGCGGCCGCGCCGACCGAAAGCACGGTGATCAACCTGATCAACCTGCTGGTCAAGCGCGGCGTGCTCACGCAGCAGAATGCCAACGACCTGATCTCGCAGGCGCAGGCCGAAACCGCGCAGGCGAAGGCCGCTGCCGCGCGTCCGCCGGTGGCCGCGCCGCTGGTTGCGAATGCGCCGACGCAGCCGGGCGACGTTGCCGTGCCGTACGTGCCGCAAGTCGTGCGCGATCAGATCCGCGACCAGGTGAAGCAGGAAGTGGTCGCCCAGGCGAAGGCGGAAAACTGGGCGCAGCCGAACACGTTCCCGGACTGGGTCTCGCGCATCAAGATCGACGGCGATCTGCGCTTGCGCGATCAGTTCGACTTCTACTCGCCGCGCAACGTGACGGGTGTGACGAACTTTGCCGCCATCAATCAGATGGGCGGCTTCGACTTTACGGGCAATACGCCGGGCGAGGGCGCTCCGCCGTCGATCAACACGACGACGAACCGTGCGAACCTGTTCAGCGTTCGCGCACGCCTTGGCGTGACCGCGCAGATTGCCGACGGCCTGAGCGCGGGCATTCAGCTCGCGTCGGGTAACGACAACGATCCGGTTTCGACCACGCAGTTGCTCGGTGGCGGTTTCGACAAGAAGAACATCTGGCTGAACAAGGCGTACGTCAGCTACGCGCCGACGCCGTGGCTGAACCTTGTCGGCGGCCGCTTCGACAATCCGTTCTTCTCGTCGGACCTGCTGTTCGATCCGGACCTCGAGTTCGACGGCTTCGCCGCGAATTTCCGTCATGCGCTGCCGACGACCGCGGACATCACGCTGTTCGGCACGCTGGGCGCATTCCCGGTGCAGTACAGCGACGACAATTTCATATCGAACGCGCCGGTGAAAGAGGGCAGCGATACGAAGTGGCTGTTCGCCGGCCAGGTCGGCGCCGAATGGAAGATCAACGAAACGAACCGCCTGAAGGGCGCGATTGCGTACTACGACTTCCAGAACTCGCGCGGCCAGCTGTCGTCGCCTTGCGCGCTGTTCCTCGGCGCGACGAGCTGTAGCACCGACAACGATGCACCGGATTTCCTCCAGAAGGGCAATACGCTGATCGCGCTGCGCAATATCGTGCAGAACCCGAACCTTGCGCCGGGAACGACGCCTGAGCCGCAGCTGTTCGGCCTTGCGTACAACTATCGCCTGTTCGACGTGAAGCTCGAGTGGGATACGAAGCTGATGGACCGCTACAAGGTGCGGCTCGACGGCGAGTTCGTGCGCAACCTCTCGTTCGACGCGAGCAAGGCGCTCGCGGCGGCGTCGCCGCCGGTCAACAACTTCAACACGGCGAGTTCGAATGTGACGGCGGCCGACTATCGCAGCGGCGGCAACGGCTTCATGTTCAAGTTCACGCTCGGCGAGCCGGAAACGGTCGAAAAGGGCCAGTGGAATTTCTCGGTCGCGTACAAGTACCTGCAGCCGGATGCGGTGCTCGATGCGTTCACCGATTCGGACTTCCACCTCGGCGGCACGAATGCGAAGGGTTATGTGATCGGCGCGCAGTATGCGGTGGCGCGCGATGCGTGGCTGTCCGCGCGTTACCTGAGCGCACGCGAAGTGTATGGGCCGCCGCTGCTGATCGATGTGCTGCAGCTCGAGCTTAACGCGAGATTCTGA
- a CDS encoding TonB family protein, protein MEMTYEGGHGGDPDDEKKGLKRFVKPAIYVIVLVGVGFAVWRFANDTAGVKRAEAPRVTTVIPVPPPPPPPPPKMKPPPEKTPEVQTPVPKPTATPKPAEAPKPMDNAPKQMTMNAPAQAGTDNFAIAAGDGSGMAGSGTGNGGFGNATYSQYLVYALQQAVERDKSVQETGEGLRFSVGVNLWLEPSGRIVKVTIGQSTGDSKLDEAVVSALQVLGKLDEPPPPSWQYPVRLNLQGHQPG, encoded by the coding sequence ATGGAAATGACCTACGAGGGCGGCCACGGCGGCGATCCCGACGACGAGAAGAAAGGCCTCAAGCGCTTCGTGAAGCCGGCGATCTACGTGATCGTGCTGGTGGGTGTCGGCTTTGCCGTGTGGCGCTTCGCGAACGATACAGCGGGCGTGAAGCGCGCCGAAGCGCCGCGCGTGACGACGGTGATTCCCGTGCCGCCGCCCCCGCCGCCCCCGCCGCCGAAGATGAAGCCGCCGCCCGAAAAGACGCCGGAAGTGCAGACGCCGGTGCCGAAGCCGACCGCGACGCCCAAGCCCGCGGAAGCGCCGAAGCCGATGGATAACGCGCCGAAGCAAATGACGATGAACGCGCCCGCGCAAGCCGGTACGGACAACTTCGCGATCGCCGCCGGCGACGGTTCGGGCATGGCCGGCAGCGGGACCGGTAACGGCGGCTTCGGCAACGCCACTTATTCGCAATACCTCGTGTACGCGCTGCAGCAGGCCGTCGAGCGCGACAAGAGCGTGCAGGAAACAGGGGAGGGCTTGCGCTTTTCGGTCGGCGTGAATCTGTGGCTCGAGCCGTCGGGACGCATCGTCAAGGTGACGATCGGCCAGTCCACCGGCGACTCGAAGCTCGACGAAGCCGTCGTTAGCGCGCTGCAGGTGCTCGGCAAGCTCGACGAACCGCCGCCGCCGTCATGGCAATACCCGGTGCGGCTCAACTTACAGGGGCATCAGCCGGGCTGA